CCATTGCAATAAAGTATGCTCATCCTTCTGTGAAATACTCCTCCTGGATTCTTTCTTCCTGCATTAAAAGTTATTCCTTCTTCAAAACAAATTTCATCTATTTCTGGCAGTTCGGACAGTACACCGTTGTCCTTCCGGCTACTTTGATTTTAGCCAATTGACCTCCGCAATATTTACACTCCTGACCGCTGCGTCCGTAAACCATCAGATTTTCCTGAAATGCACCCTTCTTGCCGTCTGCATCACGATAATCACGAAATGATGTTCCGCCAGCCGTGATTCCTTCCTGCAGAACCTCACAGATCGCATCGTAAAGCAGAATAATCTCCGACACCTTTAACGAAGCCGTATTTCTATCCGGCAAAATGCCCGCGCGGAACAGAGCCTCGTCCGCATAAATATTTCCGATACCGGCTACGACGGTCTGATCCAGCAGCGCAGCCTTGATCGTACTCTTTTTCCTGGCGAGACGCATCCCGAGCTGGTCAAATGTAAATGACTCGTCCAGCGGTTCCGGACCAAGTTTAGCCAAGCAGGCAGCCTTAAAGGCCATTTGAAAAGACACCAGTTGTATTCTGCCGAATTTACGGATATCGGAGTAA
This genomic stretch from Dehalobacter restrictus DSM 9455 harbors:
- the mutM gene encoding DNA-formamidopyrimidine glycosylase; this encodes MPELPEVESIRLSLAARILGKTIEDVEVRWPPAAVSLADEDFSALARNRTIESLDRRGKYLLMNLSHGLTMIIHFRMTGRLIYYPEQHEPNKHTHVVFRLDQGELHYSDIRKFGRIQLVSFQMAFKAACLAKLGPEPLDESFTFDQLGMRLARKKSTIKAALLDQTVVAGIGNIYADEALFRAGILPDRNTASLKVSEIILLYDAICEVLQEGITAGGTSFRDYRDADGKKGAFQENLMVYGRSGQECKYCGGQLAKIKVAGRTTVYCPNCQK